One region of Armigeres subalbatus isolate Guangzhou_Male chromosome 3, GZ_Asu_2, whole genome shotgun sequence genomic DNA includes:
- the LOC134227474 gene encoding acrosin-like: MKTSTTLLVLSVAVVSGTGGNTFFGSVASEDYYLRNNVFDCPRRYYPPQPPQTEYAVSGGVRAFDGEYRHMVAIGWVYDGNIRYLCGGSIIHEKFILTAAHCSAPVNGIYPTTVRAGDTDLGSNENDFMAQQRNISRILRHPLHRHIRSYHDLALIELDQALSFHLQVSPACLWHEKYIPQEPLNIAGFGEVNLGEGPSLTLQHGYVMDRPTDECEKMLPSRRIPDGILESQFCASHDTMDTCRGDSGGPIELRRIDLFKQEFSLIVGITSFGTACGSGSIGVYTKISHYIDWIEMQTNQSYEYNQCMSRILHTKYKPHGITFLPTNKPFPYVHLVRNRSAELEYDCMGTLIDDQFVVTSAFCATHEAGSPEFIYVPTNQEFVPIETVIPHPQYDVDTLANDIALLKLGKFLVRDLKPACLPERNYSTDKQTVNFMLNSIGPAINYFFRRFIPESDQCPESFDGICMQNPLPLIPNICQVMNGAPILKGDVDGTPFLYGIMDANNDDCNGKLRGTLIEPHLEWIESVIRRYLRREVLIFD; this comes from the exons ATGAAAACTTCGACGACTCTGTTGGTGCTTTCAGTTGCAGTTGTGAGTGGAACCGGAGGAAATACATTTTTTGGAAGTGTTGCATCAGAAGACTATTATCTAAGAAATAATGTTTTCG ATTGCCCTAGAAGGTACTACCCACCACAGCCTCCACAAACCGAATACGCTGTTTCTGGAGGCGTGAGAGCTTTTGATGGAGAATATCGTCATATG GTCGCAATAGGATGGGTGTATGATGGCAACATTAGGTATTTGTGCGGAGGCAGCATAATTCACGAAAAGTTTATACTGACAGCAGCACATTGCTCCGCACCTGTTAATGG GATTTATCCGACTACTGTACGAGCAGGAGACACTGACCTGGGAAGTAATGAAAATGATTTTATGGCTCAACAACGAAATATATCGCGAATTCTCCGACATCCATTGCATCGCCACATTAGAAGCTACCATGATCTTGCACTAATCGAATTAGACCAAGCACTGTCCTTCCATTTACAAGTGTCTCCTGCTTGTCTATGGCACGAAAAGTACATTCCACAGGAGCCACTTAATATTGCTGGGTTCGGTGAAGTGAATTTGGGAGAGGGTCCCAGTTTGACCCTTCAGCACGGTTATGTGATGGATCGGCCCACAGATGAATGCGAGAAGATGTTACCTTCCAGACGCATTCCTGACGGGATATTGGAGAGCCAATTTTGTGCATCGCACGACACTATGGATACATGTCGG GGTGATTCAGGCGGCCCAATCGAACTCAGAAGAATTGACCTTTTCAAACAAGAGTTTTCTCTAATCGTCGGTATAACATCATTTGGAACGGCTTGCGGTAGTGGATCTATTGGAGTGTACACAAAAATTTCGCATTACATAGATTGGATAGAAATGCAAACGAATCAATCGTACGAGTATAATCAATGTATGTCTCGGATTCTGCATACGAAGTATAAACCACATGGAATTACATTTCTTCCCACAAACAAACCATTCCCATACGTTCATCTGGTAAGGAATCGTTCTGCTGAACTAGAATATGACTGTATGGGAACTCTGATCGACGATCAGTTTGTTGTCACGTCGGCCTTTTGTGCTACGCATGAAGCAGGCTCCCCGGAATTCATATACGTACCGACCAATCAAGAATTCGTGCCTATTGAAACAGTCATCCCGCATCCTCAGTACGATGTGGATACTCTGGCGAATGACATTGCGTTACTTAAGCTGGGCAAATTTTTGGTACGAGATCTCAAACCGGCTTGTTTGCCCGAACGGAATTACTCAACTGACAAGCAGACCGTAAACTTCATGCTGAACTCTATTGGACCTGcgatcaattatttttttagacGTTTCATACCTGAAAGTGATCAATGCCCCGAATCTTTCGACGGAATTTGTATGCAAAACCCTCTCCCATTAATTCCCAATATCTGTCAG GTTATGAATGGTGCTCCCATTTTGAAAGGAGATGTAGACGGAACACCATTTCTGTACGGCATAATGGACGCAAATAATGATGATTGTAATGGAAAACTTCGAGGCACTTTGATTGAGCCACATTTAGAATGGATAGAAAGTGTTATCCGACGTTATCTCCGAAGGGAAGTTTTGATTTTCGATTAG